Proteins co-encoded in one Erwinia sp. genomic window:
- the tag_1 gene encoding DNA-3-methyladenine glycosylase 1 (ID:JIFNMEKO_00329;~source:Prodigal:2.6), which translates to MTTRCAATTSSDFPPDEKTHGTVMTMQGERVCHWHLQMPDYHADEWGRPVTDDKLIFEKVCLESFQSGLSWHIVLHKRAAFREAFCGFDFYQLADFSAVDIESLLKNPAIIRNRRKIVSAIHNAQRAIALVSEAGSLAAWFWQFEPPPEARPKEITQEYLSQHPDSAASRAMARGLKQRGWTWVGPVTCYSLMQALGLVNDHLQGCCYRNICESARAELIRPWLKSE; encoded by the coding sequence ATGACAACCCGATGTGCAGCTACGACCAGCAGTGACTTTCCACCTGATGAGAAAACGCATGGCACAGTGATGACCATGCAAGGAGAGAGAGTCTGTCACTGGCATTTGCAAATGCCGGATTATCACGCTGATGAGTGGGGGCGGCCGGTGACTGATGACAAACTGATTTTTGAGAAGGTGTGTCTGGAAAGTTTTCAGTCCGGATTATCCTGGCATATAGTCCTGCACAAACGCGCTGCGTTTCGGGAAGCGTTCTGCGGTTTTGATTTTTATCAGTTGGCTGATTTTTCAGCAGTGGATATTGAATCTCTGCTGAAAAATCCTGCGATCATTCGTAACCGTAGAAAAATTGTCTCTGCGATTCATAACGCACAACGCGCGATTGCACTGGTGAGTGAGGCGGGTTCTCTGGCGGCCTGGTTCTGGCAGTTTGAGCCGCCACCGGAAGCGCGGCCAAAAGAGATAACGCAAGAGTATTTATCGCAACACCCTGATTCAGCGGCCTCCAGAGCAATGGCTCGCGGGTTGAAACAGCGGGGCTGGACGTGGGTTGGCCCGGTGACCTGTTACTCGCTCATGCAGGCACTTGGCCTGGTGAATGATCATCTTCAGGGGTGTTGTTACCGTAATATTTGCGAAAGTGCACGTGCGGAACTGATTCGACCCTGGCTGAAAAGTGAGTAA
- the yghU gene encoding Disulfide-bond oxidoreductase YghU (ID:JIFNMEKO_00328;~source:Prodigal:2.6), protein MSQDNYQPPRVWQENPNMGGVWGGINRPTAGARSEATLPVGKHPLQLYSMGTPNGQKVTILLEELLELCVHEAEYDAFLIRIGDSEQFTSGFVAINPNSKIPALLDVSTTPPTRVFESGAILLYLAEKYRHFLPESASARTETLNWLFWLQGAAPLLGGGFGHFYHYAPEKIEYAIDRFTMEAKRQLDLLDKQLSTHRFIAGDEYTIADMAIWPWHGALAQGKLYGAAEFLDVSAYKNLQRWAQDIAQRPAVQRGVKVNRVWGEAEDQLPERHDAADFTRTAAK, encoded by the coding sequence ATGAGTCAGGATAACTATCAGCCACCCCGCGTCTGGCAGGAAAACCCCAATATGGGAGGCGTCTGGGGAGGGATCAACCGGCCAACGGCAGGAGCGAGAAGTGAGGCTACTCTGCCTGTAGGTAAGCATCCTTTGCAGCTTTACTCCATGGGCACACCCAATGGACAAAAAGTGACCATTTTACTCGAGGAACTGCTGGAACTTTGCGTACATGAGGCTGAGTACGATGCCTTTTTGATTCGCATTGGTGACAGTGAGCAATTCACTTCTGGTTTTGTCGCCATTAATCCTAACTCGAAAATCCCTGCACTGTTGGATGTCTCAACCACCCCGCCGACTCGTGTCTTTGAATCTGGTGCCATATTGCTCTATCTGGCCGAAAAGTATCGCCATTTTCTGCCTGAATCAGCCTCGGCGCGAACCGAAACATTAAACTGGTTATTCTGGTTGCAGGGTGCAGCACCCTTGCTGGGTGGTGGTTTCGGCCATTTTTATCACTATGCCCCCGAAAAAATCGAGTATGCAATTGACCGCTTTACTATGGAAGCCAAGCGCCAGCTGGATCTTCTCGATAAGCAATTGAGTACGCATCGTTTTATTGCCGGGGATGAGTATACCATTGCTGATATGGCTATCTGGCCGTGGCACGGCGCACTGGCACAAGGGAAACTGTATGGTGCGGCGGAGTTTCTTGATGTCTCTGCCTATAAAAACCTGCAGCGTTGGGCACAGGATATCGCTCAGCGCCCTGCGGTGCAGCGTGGTGTGAAAGTCAATCGTGTCTGGGGAGAGGCAGAAGATCAGTTGCCTGAACGTCATGACGCAGCGGATTTTACCCGAACAGCGGCCAAATAA